In a single window of the Fusarium falciforme chromosome 3, complete sequence genome:
- a CDS encoding Nitrate reductase [NADPH]: MASTKPWVVKVRPHPGSSAEEIRNEPNWIAGHQHRVGFRDRNDRLPGITHRDDEYREEVEKERQRYDALRKAAETGKLVNFRDLIENQEDFHLRHPQNRSLGWRYVLETTESWVKNEEQWPANLKKKEEEERKRKEEEEKTKSKKDDSAQEEHEWGRSSDKGKHHDAYAKEEKDKADKDEEAREGEEPKLLDKYTPQEIALLRALEHEKDYVSQLKENNGKQKSPQTSNMTQVSIDEQDQFSPDNWLPRSSDLIRLTGKHPLNAESPLSRLYDAGLITPNELHYVRNHGAVPRLLWEFHELEVEYNGSTTKFSMDDLKEFDTINIAVAIACDGNRRKELNMLKKSKGFNWGAGSASCAFWKGPLLRDVLLSAGVPETPPSLGEKRYWVNFEGADDLSGGKYSTCIPFEHAMSLNNDVILAYEMNDVPLPPDHGYPVRVIIPGYVGGRNVKWLKKVWISDKENDSYYHIWDNRVLPAFVTEKDGPFAEALFNHPDTACNEQNLNSVIVKPAQGEKIPITKAKKGQNYRIEGYAYDGGGHEVQRVEVSLDDGETWLYCIRKFPKYPIRHGNKFWTWIHWHVDVELSHVIRAKSITVRCFNVFKNTQPREPNWNVMGMMNNCWYVVRPEIVEDDDSEMPAILFRHPVEPATKDGGWMKPSAESQIAEAKQEAGAPQKEFTREEIEKHNTQDDCWIVVDGKVYDATSVLEWHPGGAAAIVGHAGKVHQETSEEFASIHDGYAYKKLKECALGVVTKKTANFIKQNAEAAAKDAAASSNKDRHLALEKHRWIPVKLVDRHKISEDTRTYTFQLPEGKNILGLGTCQHVQVGFHMLDRMLIRSYTPTKPLLPPQERSQPAKEGTNEKLINEDAKSLRDGDGKFELTVKTYFPDENQPGGALSNILDCMPIGEEVELRGPTGEIVYNGNGNFVIENKECHFDRVSLVLGGSGITPGYSLIARILLTAGDKTQIRVVDANKSEADILLRDELGEFETKSDGQLKVTHVLSHAGDDWKGKTGLVNEDIIKESLFEPSESNAVFLCGPPAMIQKAALPALKDWGYVEDENMFGF, translated from the exons ATGGCGTCTACCAAGCCCTGGGTCGTCAAAGTCCGCCCTCATCCCGGATCCTCAGCCGAGGAGATTCGCAATGAACCGAATTGGATTGCAGGCCATCAGCATAGAGTCGGATTCAGAGACCGAAATGATCGTCTGCCCGGAATCACTCATAGAGACGATGAGTACAGGGAAGAGGTTGAAAAAGAGCGACAGAGATACGATGCACTTAGAAAAGCCGCCGAGACTGGAAAGCTGGTCAACTTTCGAGATTTGATCGAGAATCAAGAG GATTTCCACCTTCGTCACCCGCAGAACCGGTCACTGGGTTGGAGATATGTGCTAGAAACGACCGAAAGCTGGGTCAAGAATGAGGAACAATGGCCTGCAAATCtcaagaagaaagaggaagaagagcggaagagaaaagaagaggaggaaaagacgaAAAGCAAGAAAGACGATAGTGCTCAGGAAGAGCACGAGTGGGGGCGCTCTTCCGATAAAGGCAAACATCACGATGCCTACGccaaagaggagaaagacAAGGCTGATAAGGATGAAGAGGCCAGGGAAGGCGAGGAACCGAAGCTGTTAGACAAGTACACCCCCCAGGAAATAGCCCTTCTTCGGGCACTTGAGCACGAAAAGGATTATGTCAGTCAGCTCAAGGAAAACAACGGGAAGCAGAAATCCCCCCAGACCAGCAACATGACCCAGGTATCGATTGACGAGCAGGATCAGTTCAGTCCGGACAACTGGCTGCCCCGTTCATCAGATCTCATCCGCCTCACGGGAAAGCACCCTCTCAACGCAGAATCTCCACTGAGTCGCTTGTACGATGCCGGCCTCATCACTCCAAACGAGCTTCACTACGTGCGGAACCACGGCGCTGTTCCTCGACTCCTCTGGGAGTTCCATGAGCTGGAAGTTGAGTACAATGGCAGCACCACCAAGTTTTCCATGGACGACCTGAAAGAGTTTgacaccatcaacatcgCCGTGGCTATCGCCTGTGATGGCAACCGACGCAAAGAACTCAACATGCTTAAGAAGAGCAAGGGATTCAACTGGGGAGCTGGCAGTGCAAGCTGTGCATTCTGGAAAGGCCCTTTGCTGAGAGATGTTCTCTTGTCAGCTGGTGTCCCTGAGACGCCACCTAGTCTGGGTGAAAAGAGGTACTGGGTCAACTTCGAAGGAGCAGATGACTTGAGTGGAGGGAAATATTCAACCTGCATCCCTTTCGAACACGCCATGAGCCTGAATAACGACGTCATCTTGGCCTATGAGATGAACGATGTGCCTCTACCGCCTGACCATGGATACCCGGTCCGCGTCATCATTCCTGGCTATGTCGGTGGGAGAAACGTCAAGTGGCTGAAAAAGGTCTGGATCAGTGACAAGGAGAACGACTCGTACTATCATATCTGGGATAACCGAGTGCTACCGGCTTTTGTTACTGAAAAGGATGGACCATTTGCTGAGGCACTCTTCAATCACCCGGACACTGCTTGTAACGAGCAGAACCTCAACTCGGTCATAGTGAAGCCGGCTCAAGGAGAGAAGATTCCTATCACTAAGGCGAAGAAAGGGCAGAACTATCGTATCGAGGGCTATGCATACGATGGCGGAGGTCATGAAGTTCAACGCGTTGAGGTATCActggatgatggagagacGTGGCTCTACTGCATTCGCAAGTTCCCAAAGTATCCGATCAGACATGGCAACAAGTTCTGGACCTGGATTCACTGGCATGTCGACGTTGAGTTATCGCACGTTATTCGCGCAAAGAGCATTACGGTGCGGTGCTTCAACGTGTTCAAGAACACCCAACCTAGGGAGCCCAACTGGAACGTGATGGGCATGATGAACAATTGCTGGTATGTCGTGAGACCTGAGATcgtcgaggacgatgacTCGGAAATGCCAGCAATCTTGTTTAGACACCCTGTCGAGCCAGCAACCAAAGACGGCGGTTGGATGAAGCCCAGTGCGGAGAGCCAGATCGCCGAGGCGAAGCAAGAGGCAGGGGCACCGCAGAAAGAGTTTACGCGTGAAGAGATCGAGAAACACAACACTCAAGATGATTGCTGGATTGTTGTCGACGGGAAAGTCTATGATGCGACCAGCGTGCTCGAGTGGCATCCCGGAGGCGCAGCTGCAATCGTTGGACACGCTGGCAAGGTTCACCAAGAAACAAGCGAAGAGTTTGCTAGCATTCATGACGGGTATGCGTACAAGAAGTTGAAGG AGTGCGCCCTTGGCGTTGTCACCAAAAAGACCGCCAACTTCATTAAACAGAATGCAGAAGCTGCAGCAAAGGACGCTGCAGCATCTAGTAACAAGGATCGACACTTGGCGTTGGAGAAGCATCGATGGATCCCTGTCAAGCTGGTCGACCGCCACAAGATCTCCGAGGACACAAGGACATACACCTTCCAGCTCCCAGAAGGCAAGAATATCCTCGGACTCGGAACTTGTCAGCATGTTCAGGTTGGCTTCCACATGCTCGACCGGATGCTCATACGCTCGTATACCCCGACGAAACCACTTCTTCCGCCGCAGGAGAGGAGTCAGCCAGCAAAGGAGGGGACAAACGAAAAGCTGATTAACGAAGATGCCAAATCCTTGCGTGATGGTGACGGCAAGTTTGAGCTCACAGTCAAAACGTACTTTCCAGATGAAAACCAACCTGGCGGTGCTCTCTCAAACATTCTGGACTGCATGCCCATCGGAGAGGAGGTTGAACTGCGAGGACCAACCGGAGAGATTGTGTACAACGGAAATGGTAACTTTGTCATCGAGAACAAGGAATGCCACTTTGACCGAGTTTCGCTGGTTCTCGGCGGCTCGGGCATCACACCAGGATACTCGCTCATCGCTCGAATACTCCTCACCGCCGGCGACAAGACTCAGATCCGAGTGGTTGACGCCAACAAAAGTGAAGCCGACATCTTGCTACGGGACGAGCTGGGGGAGTTTGAGACCAAGTCCGACGGGCAGTTGAAAGTCACACACGTCCTCAGCCATGCGGGTGATGACTGGAAAGGCAAGACTGGTCTTGTCAACGAGGACATTATCAAGGAGAGCCTGTTTGAACCGTCCGAGAGTAACGCGGTATTCCTTTGTGGACCACCTGCTATGATTCAAAAGGCTGCACTGCCGGCTTTGAAAG ACTGGGGATATGTGGAGGACGAGAACATGTTTGGGTTTTGA
- a CDS encoding Flavoprotein, with protein sequence MAVSQPSTKNGSNGTTEAGNIAANSSSQPEELVGTAFLRRKLKIVMLGAGISGIQFAHDVDTRMENVELEVYEKNPDVGGTWYENRYPGCACDVPAHTYHFSWAPNKRWSKFFAPAPEIRQYLSDVVDKHGLRKYMHFNHRAVSAQWQDDSSTWRLELETTDGSGNHITVIRECDVLVKGLGSLNNWKFPDIEGLSKFSGKLMHTANWDETVDLTDKRIAVIGNGASAVQCVAALQPVAKKLVNYARTASWMIPHLFSDGAVQKDYLPEDWDRFEKDPGYYHEYRRRLEKTLAGGFEALWSGSPAQAKLERATVEHMKEMIHNPRLLEALLPKFEVGCRRFTPGDHYLNAIQQPNASVISDRIDRVIAEGIVDKTGTVTEVDVIVCATGFDVSFEPRFPTMGRGGYSLSENWGKDKPTESYMGALVAHFPNLFVFNPPIAPVIGSAFPGIEATSNYILRLLDRLQADSLKAVVVKESAQKNFNEWAQKQLQKMAFSGNCKSWYKNSKGRVFVPWPGTVAHYVQTTATIRWEDFDFVWADAENKYASLGNGVLEGGVAVESPPLLH encoded by the exons ATGGCTGTTTCGCAACCCTCAACGAAAAATGGCTCCAATGGGACCACCGAGGCCGGCAATATCGCAGCCAACAGTTCAAGCCAACCTGAAGAACTGGTGGGCACAGCATTCCTCAGGAGGAAGCTGAAAATCGTCATGCTGGGCGCTGG CATCTCGGGCATCCAATTCGCTCATGACGTGGACACGCGCATGGAAAATGTAGAGCTGGAAGTCTACGAAAAAAACCCCGATGTCGGCGGCACCTGGTACGAGAACCGATATCCAGG CTGCGCTTGCGATGTTCCCGCTCATACCTACCATTTTTCGTGGGCGCCTAACAAGCGATGGTCCAAGTTCTTTGCTCCTGCGCCAGAAATACGACAGTATCTCAGCGACGTCGTCGATAAGCATGGGCTGAGAAAGTACATGCATTTCAATCATCGCGCCGTCTCTGCGCAGTGGCAGGACGACTCGTCCACCTGGCGCCTCGAACTAGAGACCACCGACGGCTCGGGGAATCACATCACGGTCATACGGGAGTGTGATGTCCTGGTTAAGGGCCTTGGCTCCCTGAACAACTGGAAGTTCCCTGATATCGAGGGATTGTCGAAGTTCAGTGGCAAGCTGATGCATACTGCAAACTGGGATGAAACAGTTGACTTGACTGACAAGCGAATCGCTGTGATCGGAAATGGGGCGAGCGCAGTCCAGTGCGTTGCAGCACTCCAGCCTG TCGCGAAGAAGCTTGTTAATTACGCGCGCACGGCGTCCTGGATGATACCACATCTCTTCTCTGACGGCGCCGTACAGAAGGATT ACTTACCGGAGGATTGGGACCGATTCGAAAAGGACCCAGGTTACTACCACGAATATCGTCGACGGCTGGAGAAGACTCTCGCCGGCGGGTTCGAGGCACTTTGGTCGGGAAGCCCCGCTCAAGCAAAGCTAGAGCGAGCCACAGTCGAACACATGAAGGAAATGATACACAATCCCAGGTTGCTGGAGGCGCTGTTGCCAAAGTTCGAGGTTGGCTGTCGACGCTTCACGCCTGGAGACCACTACCTGAACGCTATACAACAGCCTAATGCATCCGTGATCTCGGATCGCATCGACCGGGTGATAGCAGAGGGAATTGTCGACAAAACGGGCACCGTCACCGAAGTAGACGTCATTGTCTGCGCTACTGGCTTCGATGTGTCCTTTGAACCACGGTTTCCGACCATGGGACGAGGTGGATATTCCTTGTCTGAGAACTGGGGCAAGGACAAACCCACAGAGTCGTATATGGGCGCTCTTGTTGCCCATTTCCCCAACTTGTTCG TATTCAACCCACCCATTGCTCCAGTGATCGGATCTGCCTTTCCTGGTATTGAGGCTACGAGCAATTACATCCTTCGACTGCTCGACCGACTTCAGGCCGACAGCCTCAAAGCTGTCGTCGTGAAAGAATCGGCCCAGAAAAATTTCAATGAATGGGCCCAGAAGCAACTCCAGAAAATGGCGTTTAGTGGCAATTGCAAATCTTGGT ACAAGAACTCGAAGGGCAGAGTATTCGTTCCCTGGCCTGGCACCGTCGCTCATTACGTTCAGACCACAGCAACGATCCGATGGGAGGACTTCGACTTTGTCTGGGCCGATGCCGAGAACAAGTACGCTTCATTGGGCAATGGAGTTCTGGAAGGCGGGGTGGCCGTCGAGTCCCCACCTCTGTTGCATTAG
- a CDS encoding Copper-fist domain-containing protein, translated as MITNGEKYACESCIRGHRVAQCQHTGEYIINGSSRRAWLILTRADRPLQRVGKKGRPVSQCNHCRTLRTSRSVHTNCKCGSASRQATLKQFGQERCLCCEGGDCTCAYKTGQKKHCGSSTSSPSVISSQRSPEMALSPHLAHATPLFPIARDIPGSDGTCSAPAYVALNSDHPDPVHNTYTTPPDNVTHLVTSETPDWLGALDAVLGPISDEPSQCHMQDFHDPLLSMDPFSLAHVWGDLPQSEQPDNLDSVPTFDTDLPSFPFDHHEDHRESFDYGL; from the exons ATGATCACAAACGGGGAAAAGTACGCCTGCGAGAGCTGTATTCGCGGCCACCGTGTCGCCCAGTGCCAGCATACGGGTGAGTACATCATCAATGGCTCTTCAAGACGTGCATGGCTGATACTGACGCGTGCAGATCGCCCGCTTCAAAGAGTCGGAAAAAAGGGCCGCCCGGTATCGCAGTGCAATCACTGTCGCACTCTTCGAACCTCAAGATCAGTTCATACAAATTGCAAATGCGGCTCGGCTTCTCGTCAGGCCACGCTCAAGCAGTTCGGCCAAG AGCGATGCCTCTGCTGTGAGGGCGGCGACTGCACGTGCGCCTACAAGACTGGTCAGAAGAAGCACTGCGGGTCATCTACATCCTCACCTTCAGTAATCTCCAGTCAAAGAAGTCCTGAGATGGCCCTCAGCCCTCATCTAGCACACGCAACACCGCTTTTCCCGATAGCTCGGGATATTCCCGGCAGCGACGGCACATGTTCCGCACCAGCCTATGTTGCCCTGAATAGCGACCATCCCGACCCGGTCCATAACACGTACACGACGCCACCAGACAATGTTACCCATCTTGTGACATCTGAAACACCAGACTGGCTCGGGGCTTTGGATGCAGTTCTTGGGCCAATATCAGACGAACCGTCGCAATGCCACATGCAGGACTTCCATGATCCATTATTATCAATGGATCCTTTCTCTCTGGCTCATGTCTGGGGCGATCTGCCACAATCCGAACAGCCCGACAATCTAGATTCGGTTCCTACATTTGACACGGACTTGCCCTCGTTTCCTTTTGACCACCATGAGGACCATCGAGAGAGCTTTGACTACGGATTATGA